The DNA sequence AAGCGACGGCTTCAATCCCTTCAACAACCTAGCAAAAccgtatagcatttggccagtgattCTTGTCCCGTATAACTTGCCGccgtggttatgcatgaaagaccagTTCTTCATGACATCGCTCATTATCCCTGGCCCAAAATCACCAGAGAATGACATTGATGTGTATTTGTAACCGTTAATTGATGAGTTGCTTGAACTCTGGGAACATGGGGTACCTACATATGATGCTTCCACAAAGGAAATGTTCATGTTGCATGCTGCATTATTGTGGACAATTAATGACTTCCCTGCTTATGGAAATCTTTCTGGGTGGTCAACAAAAGGGAAATTGGCATGTCCTTCTTGCAATGCAAGCACAGATTCTAATTGGTTGAAGTATGGCAGAAAACAGTGTTATATGGGACATCGACGTCTATTACCTGCAGGTCACGTGTGGCGGACAAGAAAAGGGTTGTTCAACGGTAaagaagatcatcgcatgccaccaaATTGGGTTGACGGACATGGTCTCTTAACTCAACTACAAATGCTTGGAGATGTCCAATTTGAAAAATCTTGTAGGAAGAGAAAACGCACTGCAGAACAGTTGAACTGGACAAAGAAAAGCATATTCTTCAAACTACCTTATTGGTCAATGTTGCGGCTTCGacataatctagatgttatgcatattgagaataACATTTCCGATAGCATATTGGGCACTTTAATGGACATGCCTggcaaaaaaaaagataatataaacTCTCGGCGTGATATGGAGAACTTGGGCTTCAGAAAAGAATTGCATCTTAAGTCTGAAGGTGGACGTGTTACAATGCCACGTGCATTGTACACATTACATGGAGATGAAAGGCATAAATTATGTGAGTGGCTTGCTGGGGTtaaatttccagatgggttTGCCTCCAATGTCACGCATTGTGTATCTGTACGTGATTGCAAAATCACTGGCCTCAAAAGCCATGACCATCATGTTTTCTTGCAACGACTGCTTCCTATTGCTGGTGGGGGGTTCTTAAGGAGTGATATTGCATTGGCGTTGACTGAACTTAGCagtttcttcaaagagttgtgcgCCCGAACCCTAGATGTGAATCGCTTATCCCAGCTTCAACTTGATATCGTCACCATTCTATGCAAATTAGAGATGATATTTCCTCCTTTTTTCGATattatggtccacctagctgtccatttaCCGGGTGAGGCCATACTCGGAGGTCCAGTTCAATATCGGTGGATGTATCCGTTCGAAAGGTATCTCGGAAAATTCAagcggtatgttaagaataaagctcgtccagaaggttcaatagcggaagcctacattcacatcgagtgtttgacattttgctccATGTATCTCCAAGATGTTGAGACGAAGTTTAATCGAGCGGACCGCAACATTGATGGTGGAGAAGATGGTACGATAGATGGTTTCAAAGTTTTCAACCAAAGACTTCGTCCATTGGGTATAGCTCGTAATGTGCAATTACAAGATAAACTCCGCACCTCGGCCATATGGTATGTGCTGAACAACTGTATCGAGATTGGACCTTATCTCGAGTAAGCAATCATGACTTCCTTTGTGCTTTTCCGCAATGACCTACTACTATCTTGTAGACTTTACGTAACTGGGGTTAATATTGATTGGCCGATTGTGTTCTCCAAATGCAGGGAGCACTATGACAAATGTAGGGAGTCAAACCCAAATTCTGTTGATCGCACGCATCAAAATGAGTTTCCAAGTTGGTTCAAGCAACGTGTAAGTTAGCAATGGCGTATATTCTATCTACTTAACATTAACCCGACCTTGCTTTTGAGTATGTATTTCAAAGTATAAGTTCAAAACTTAGCCCGATCGATATGTGTAGGTTCAAGACCAACGTACAGGAAACCCACCACGAGTGTCTGCTGATTTGTATGCGTTAGCTTGTGGTCCAGACCCTTGGGTTGCATCATATGCTGCCTGCATTATAAATGGTAAACGGTTCCATACGAAGCAGCTTGAACTTCGCCGACGATCACAAAATTCAGGGGTGTTGGTAACTGGTGACGAAGATACTAATAACGTAGACTTTTATGGTGTTCTTAATGATGTTGTGGAGTTACACTACATGGGAGGTCGTCGAGTGTACTTGTtcagttgtgattggtttgatgTTGGTGATAAGAAGCGTGGGGTACGAGTAGACGATCATATAACTAGTGTCAACATGGACAGAACTTGGTACAAGAACGAACCATTTGTGTTGGCATGCCAGGCTTCCCAGTGTTTTTACATTAGAGATATAAGGTCGAAGGGAAACTGGTATGTTGTGCAGAAGTATAATAATAGGAATGTGTATGACATTCCAGCAGTGCCAAGGGTtccagatgatattgatgatgaatcaagtgaggatgatgtatatcaagaaaatgagccATCATTTGATTATccacttttacattgtgatgcATATCCAGTATCAACTCCACTTAGTAGGACTGATATAGAACCTATCCACATTGATGCACGAGGCCATATGGCGGTTGGTGGTGAATGCATCAATTCAACagactttattgatgatggaatGGTTCCATCTTGTTCCGGAGATGGTTATGGTGATTGGGAATATTCGGATGAAGATGACCTATCCACCGATGAAGAATCGGAGTCAGAATAGGCATCTGCCAACCATTGGAAACCAGGTGAACACCGCATCATCAAAAAGAGTCAACCTTCATGGTTGATTGGtgaattattaagtaaaaaaataaattagaaaagttCAAAATATCTAATTGTAACAaggaatagtattttccttgtCAATTGATTATTGAAATGTTCTGCACCTCAGTTGTGAGATATAGTTTCTCATGGTTGATTGGTGACCTTTTCAAGTTATAATGCACTTGCCGATTGTGATATGTGTACAGTTTGggttttactgataaaaaaagcCTAATATCTAATTGGATATTAGAATGAACTCTCTGAAATTCTATTGCAAATACAATTGGATGCATCTCATCTGTCTGTCTATTACTGAAGAGGTAAAGAATGTTCTGCTGTTGTTTATGACCTTTCACTGGACAGAGTTCGTAccattttctgtttttaattacTGCATTTGTTAAAGCGTTGTgtatcaaatataatattatttacattGAATTTTCTGATTATAAAGAATTAAAGGTGCAATGAGAGTACCCAAGTTAAGCAGTATTGCATTTTttaatgttctaatatatataaatggttttTTTATACGTTAGTAACTGTTTATTATTCCATTATCAGCATTTGCCTTGAATCCTTCTCATGTGATAGTGATCCTTCGACAGTATTATATACATATTGCATTTCTGTACCTATCTTCTCTTGAGTTAGTATTCATATATATGGTTGTCGTGGTTATGTTTCCTCTAAATAATTTCATGTAATTAACGTTTGCTATTGTTTAATCTCAGGTGGACGTAAATAGGAGACATTTGGTTTGAGTGTTCAAGGGAAAATCCatattaatctcatctcaacccatGGAGTTAACGAGGAGCATAAACGGTCCTTGTAGATCCTTGCCTAGTGTACGAGGAGCCCGTCCCCGGAAATATGTGCCGTATAGATGTAGTGCACGTAGGCCACGTGGAGTCCGCATTGGAGACGCTAGTTCAGATGATGAAACGCAACCTCCAAGCCATCCATTGGAGACTCCTTGTGCGAACCCATGCCTAGAGACCGAGGCAAACAGAGAACCCTCCCCGAGGGGAGAACCGGATTCTGTTCAACATATTCAGATCGGTCTAGTTGACAATGATGCACAAGGTGATTTAAGGATACTATATCATTGTCATCTACACTTGCTTTAAACAAATGAGACCCCTAACGCACCCTTATTGTTTTCATGTTATACAGGTGAGGATGTCTCGTCTGTGCCTGGAGATCAGCAAGCACAGACAAGACGTGGTCGCGGGCCAGCGAAGTGTACTGAATTTGAAAAACTACGTAAGCATGGGAAAGTGCTGTTGAAGATAAATTGTGGAGAAACAGCACCATGTTGCGAGAATGCGAACATGTTTACAACACGTTTAAGCTGGATCATTAAACATCACTGCAACATGAGTTACCCaagatggagtgatgtaccccAAGAGCATAAAGATGAATTGATCGATCGTGTTCGGGTAAGACTTTTATACACTTTGATGTTGATCATTAAAGATTTATACCATATCTAATTAACGCCATATCACCCTAAATTTTAATGGGCTATGTAGGGTGATTTTGAATTGGATTGGGACTTAGAGAACCATCAATTGGCTGTGACTAAACAGCTTCGTAAGCGCTTTAATGCCTTCCACCACCAACTGCATcagatatatatgtcatatggcAGCCATGACGAGGCATTGGCGACTGGGACTAGTTTGGTCACCCCCCTAGTATGGTTTAAGCTATGTGAaccattgtttttaatttcgtaccgtaccggccggtacggccgaaatttttcgtttcggccgtccggccggtacaggtactagatatataccgtaccggccaaaataccggccgtttcggcctaaatttcggcctgtaccggcctatatttcgtccggtaccggccgatatttcggcctgtgttttttttttttcgttttttcaaactacaagtttattttttgacccccaattttggattagactatttataatttatatgtatgtatgtatttatatataatttattcatatataaactattattttagaatataattgttatatatatttatatatataatttattcatatatcgactatcccgaaacggtacacgaaacggtaccggtaccgaaatatttcgttccagtgtcttgaccggtacgccatccggtacggtattcaaaacattgatgtGAACGATGGGGTAGTGAGGCCTTCCAGGTATGCATTCTGCATGTTCAATCCAAACCCTCGCGTTGGATGAGATATTTATTACTCTATTTACATTTGATTAAAATGATGGTttttcatgacagaaaataGCAAGTCAAAATCGGGACAATAGAAGGATGCTGAAAATTAACCATACAACTGGTCGGAAATCCTTTGTGAGGATGCTAGAACAAAAggtataaaatttgaaagctcaTATCATGCCAATCATGGCAACCACACACTAACATAATGTTTAATATAGGACGTAGATTTTcgcgaaatatatatatatatatatatatatccccatGCTTTCTCTGATATATGATTGCATTTGCATTTTGTTTAGCATTTGTTTGGTTAGTCATGTTATTAGTGATTAAGCTATACATGCCATATGTAATATAGTATTGATTGAATATGTTACATGCACACTTACCACACACATGTAGCGTGCTGAAAATGCAAATTTGGTGGACTTCTACAAGGAAACCCACTGGtccaagaagaaagaaaaatttgttACACCTGCCACCGAAGACATTTATGTGAGTATATTCTACCTTGATATTTTGTATGTTAAATGCAATGATGGTTCAATTTATTTGACTACTATcttaaaaatgcattattagGACATAAAAGTCCATAATCGGTTCATTATGTCCAATTGCAGAAGGATATGGTAGGAAAGCTGGATAATCTAGAACCAGCTAAACGAACTGACGAAGCAGCTGCGGGTGTCTTTAGAGAGGTGCTTGGGCATCGACCGGGATATGCAAGAGGCTTGGGAGAGATGGTGATCCCCGAGTCTACAAGACAGCGGTCATTAGCACGAGAGAAAGAGTATATTGCTTTgattgaaaaacataaaaaagaggCTGAAGCATCCAAGAGTGAGATGGAGTCAATGAAGGCAAACATGGAGGTTATGATggagaaacaaaatgaaaccGATCGTATGTTGAGGGCCATCTTAGCTGCGAACCCGTCCCTCAGTGAGTCTCTTGAGGAGATTTTTTGTGGGAAAATATGGGAAGGTTTTTTGTAGTATTTTGTGGTGCATTTTTGGACATTGATGGTGGATTGacaagcattatatatatagaatatctATCCAATgggaggttatatatatatatatatatatatatattttgtgggaGCAAGCTGGGTTGGGAAAGCACATGTTTTGGCACATTAGATAGGTATGATAATATCAAGTGCAAATTATCAGATGATGTTAGGCCTCATTGAACATGAGTCAAACATGTAAGTAAATAACTTGCCACCGCCTTCACTATACATATCGATTGGGTGTATACGAATGCTGAACAACATTTGGTTGCTTGTTGTACAGGCTAATTCATACCATATTGTATGTACATGGATGTGAATGGGAGGGGTCGGCCTACGCCAGAGCCTAAGACGTGTCCTAGAATTTTGTAATCCTCTTCAACTTATATGTTATGTACTGATGGTAAGTGGATAAGTATTTTGTCTAATGCTTGACTGGACAAAAGCATCTTGCCCAAATTCACGGAAGGGCTACAAGTAGGTGATGTCTTCATTCCCCTATGCGATTTACTTCTACTATGGTTTCTACTTTTTGAATGCGTTTCTTTCTAAACATTATGTACATTGACCATAGTTTGGTTTTGCAAACTGGATTATGCAATTATGGAAAATGAATCATTTTGATGTTCGGTTAGTGTCTTAACTTGATAGACCTTGAGGGGCTGAGttcataaaagtttaaacttttatgatTATTGATTCTTTAACATTTGATTAGCAGTTTGTCTTCCCTATGAAACATCTATTTTGAGTCCTAGGAAACTCAAAACATTTGTTTCAGTTTTTGGGCTCCATGTGCAGATTTTGGCTGCACATTTAAAGGCAAGGTGGTGCCAATTTGTGTTAGCTTGATAACAAGTgtaatatttgtgtttttaagtTTAAGTTCGTAGAATTATGAGACATCCTTTGGACACCTGTACCTTTTCTATTTTAACCTTCTCTGGGATGAGTATTGATATGTCCATTTGATTGCAAACTTTGTGTACAAAATTATGTTATAGTTTTCAAGAGTTGGGAACTTTATGATGGATGTATAAGTGTGGTGGGTGTCGAACTTAACTTTCTTTATGTTTAATAGGATGTTCGTAGAAGTGATGGAGAAATGGCTTCAAAAGCATGAAGTAACTTCAGATCATACGAGGCTTCTGGACAGGTAAAAAAACACTAAGTGTAGTCTGGTTTCTTGTACAATTTAGTTATGTTGAGTTGTTTTAGAGTAGAGCTTGATAGTTTTTATTACTCTCAGCAGCTTGATAGTTGATCCACCTTCATtgttagaagaaaagaaattgtggaATGAAACATTAGAGGCCAGTTAATTAATGGAATTAAATGGATGAGATGTCTTTCTTTAATCGTCGTACTGACAGAAAAGTAGCTTGTAGATCTGGATTCTAGTTAATTATCATAGATTGGAGGTACAAGTTCTAAGCAATTTAGTATCAAATCATAACTTGCCATTCACATTCATTGATTAATGCAATGGCTCTTAATCGATCCCATTGAGGTAGCTAGAGTCTCTCCCAAATAACAAGTGTCTGTAATTCTAAAAGAAACTGCCACATGCAGACACATTGATGATCATGAAACTGCAACAACAAGATCAGCATGCATATTCAATATCTAAACTCAAATTTGTTTTGAGTTCTAGCTTTTTTTGCAGTCAGTAGTACTAGTGCCGTTGAAACATGATAAAGAGCAGGATTAATTAGCTGGTACTTATAATTTCACTCAAATCTAGGCCTGCATGCATCTAGGGCTTCGCATAAATTTACTTACTGATGATTGAGGGCCGGGGGCGACTAATGACTATATAAAAGCCAACATTATCTTGGGCTTGATGCTCAATATTATTGATCACtcatccctagctagctagcctcttAATTAGCTTCAGCaaaccaccatatatatatatatatatatatatatatatataacaacaaaTTACAAACATGCATATGTTTTGAGCTACTGATCATAAATATGGAAAACgctataaatatgttttgataattCTATGATTGGGAAGGTGGAAAGTTAGGCGAAGGAAAACTTCatagaaagaaattatttttcgaAATGAATCAGAACAAGTGCAAGAATTTCCAGAACAGCAGTGAGAGATTAGGTTCACAAAgattcaaaacaaataaaaaaactgaaaaaaaaaacaaaaaaacatgcaGCTTGTGATCAGTAGAGAACGAATGTCGTGTTTAGCtgaaatatctatatatctagctGCTAGAGCTAATACT is a window from the Juglans regia cultivar Chandler chromosome 7, Walnut 2.0, whole genome shotgun sequence genome containing:
- the LOC118348940 gene encoding uncharacterized protein LOC118348940, coding for MFMLHAALLWTINDFPAYGNLSGWSTKGKLACPSCNASTDSNWLKYGRKQCYMGHRRLLPAGHVWRTRKGLFNGKEDHRMPPNWVDGHGLLTQLQMLGDVQFEKSCRKRKRTAEQLNWTKKSIFFKLPYWSMLRLRHNLDVMHIENNISDSILGTLMDMPGKKKDNINSRRDMENLGFRKELHLKSEGGRVTMPRALYTLHGDERHKLCEWLAGVKFPDGFASNVTHCVSVRDCKITGLKSHDHHVFLQRLLPIAGGGFLRSDIALALTELSSFFKELCARTLDVNRLSQLQLDIVTILCKLEMIFPPFFDIMVHLAVHLPGEAILGDVETKFNRADRNIDGGEDGTIDGFKVFNQRLRPLGIARNVQLQDKLRTSAIWYVLNNCIEIGPYLEEHYDKCRESNPNSVDRTHQNEFPSWFKQRVQDQRTGNPPRVSADLYALACGPDPWVASYAACIINGKRFHTKQLELRRRSQNSGVLVTGDEDTNNVDFYGVLNDVVELHYMGGRRVYLFSCDWFDVGDKKRGVRVDDHITSVNMDRTWYKNEPFVLACQASQLSTPLSRTDIEPIHIDARGHMAVGGECINSTDFIDDGMVPSCSGDGYGDWEYSDEDDLSTDEESESE